The Bacteroidota bacterium genome contains the following window.
AAGTCTCATCATTCTATTATTGGCAAGTATGAAAGAGATGAAGTAAAACCAACTATTGATGTGGTTAAAAAACTGGCAGATGTGTTAGAAACAACTGTAGGTTATCTTTTAGGAGAAACAGAAGATAGAGAGCTTTTAAAAGACCCTTCAATGATGAAGCGGTTAAATGATATTGCAAAATTTCCGGAAGCTGATAAGTCTTGTATCCTTTATGCTTTGGATGCAATGATTAACAATGTAAAATTAAAAGCTATCTAAATGAAAAATAGACTTACTTCTGCTTTCATTTTTCTTGCTGTTAGTGCTTTTGCACAGGACACAAAAAAAGACACTGTTAAAACCGGAAGTTTAGAAGATTACGGGATGCGTATTTATGACCCTCGTATCGGCAGAGCTATGAGTACCGAACCTAAAGATTTACCACAAAACAATCCTTATAATTTCGAGGAAGTGAGAAAGGATTCTACCGCTGTTAAACAACCTGCTACAGAGCCAAAGCAAAAAGTTGCTAAAAAGTGAGGATATTTTTGACAGACCAACGCAAGCACTTTCCAAAACACTTATCGGAGTTCAAAAAAAACAATGTCATTCCGTTATCAAAAAGATTTCATTAAACACAAAATTAGTAAGGAACTTATAGACTGTAAATTTTCTGACTTGTCTTTTAGCAGTTTCTTTGATTATAAAATTTTTCCGGCTAACATACTTATCGCATACCCTCAATGGATTGAGGAGAAAAGAACAATGCAGGCAGGAGATACCATAGTCCAGCAAATAAATATTCCTCCTTTTAGCAAACTATCAAAAAGACTTATTGTCGCTGTTAGAATAAAGGAAGTTTTTGACTCGAGCAATTGCAAGGGCTTTTCTTATGAAACAATTGTAGGACATGTAGAAAAAGGAATTTCAATATTTAAAATTGAGTCTCAAAAAAACTTCTCAGTATTTACGATTGAGACGTATTCAAGTCCTGCTTCATCGCTTCTAAAATTCTTTCGGCCAATTTCATCCTGGTATCAGGATTACTGCACTAAAAAAGCTTTGGTCAATGTAAGAGACTACTTGCTCATTGACTTCTTCGCCCTGACACAATAAATCACCTTCAACAATAAAACAACGCCACCTAAAGGCAAAAGGAAAAATATCACTGAGAAGAATGCCCAACCCGTATCTAAATAACCTTCCATATTCACGAAGTAAAGCAACAAGGCATAACAAAAAAGGTATGGCAACAAGGTAGCCAAGAAGTCTACTACTTCTTTAAGCGACCTTGGTTTCTTCGGGATAATTAAATACCTTATGCCAAGTATCAAAGCAGGTATCAATATACTGAACACATAAAACATAGGCTTAATCTTCTGTTTTTTCAACTTTTACCTCACGTGATTTCTCTTCACCACCGAGCTTGTTCACTACATTAGTCAACACTTCT
Protein-coding sequences here:
- a CDS encoding helix-turn-helix transcriptional regulator — translated: MGKYERDEVKPTIDVVKKLADVLETTVGYLLGETEDRELLKDPSMMKRLNDIAKFPEADKSCILYALDAMINNVKLKAI
- a CDS encoding DUF1990 family protein; the protein is MSFRYQKDFIKHKISKELIDCKFSDLSFSSFFDYKIFPANILIAYPQWIEEKRTMQAGDTIVQQINIPPFSKLSKRLIVAVRIKEVFDSSNCKGFSYETIVGHVEKGISIFKIESQKNFSVFTIETYSSPASSLLKFFRPISSWYQDYCTKKALVNVRDYLLIDFFALTQ